Proteins encoded together in one Halothermothrix orenii H 168 window:
- a CDS encoding arsenic resistance protein has product MIKKVTNFIKDNLPYLILLMMVSGLYYGYFNDVQYLKSFITPVLILMIYPMMININVGEVFTNLSNPKPIILSLLINFIFSPFVAYLLGKIFLGSFHQLLTGLIIISLIPTSGMTAPWTGLAKGNIKSSLTMISVNLLISILIIPVYVKVFIGEMIAINMMFIIKSLLKVVVVPLLLGDLTRRFIIEKYGMEKYKEVKPELGGVSALGVIIIVFVAMALKSKTILGDLKLVIVSIIPLLIFYTLILIISNKIGQKLPNNGNKIAFVYSTVMRNLTLALGLTINTFGGLAVFIIALAYVVQVPIGAFYMNYLKTVK; this is encoded by the coding sequence ATGATTAAAAAAGTTACAAATTTTATTAAGGATAATTTACCATATTTAATTTTATTGATGATGGTATCAGGGTTATATTATGGTTATTTTAATGATGTCCAGTATCTTAAGAGTTTTATTACCCCGGTTCTTATCTTAATGATTTATCCCATGATGATTAATATAAATGTAGGTGAGGTCTTTACCAACTTATCAAATCCAAAACCTATAATATTAAGCCTGCTTATTAATTTTATATTTTCTCCATTTGTTGCATATTTACTGGGAAAAATATTTCTGGGATCATTTCATCAATTATTAACCGGTTTGATTATTATTTCATTAATACCAACCAGTGGTATGACAGCACCATGGACCGGATTAGCTAAAGGGAACATAAAATCTTCTTTAACCATGATATCCGTAAACTTATTGATTTCAATTTTAATTATACCTGTTTATGTAAAAGTATTTATTGGTGAGATGATAGCAATTAACATGATGTTTATAATAAAAAGTTTGCTAAAAGTAGTAGTAGTTCCCTTATTATTAGGTGATTTAACCAGAAGGTTTATAATTGAGAAATATGGAATGGAAAAGTATAAAGAGGTAAAACCTGAACTTGGTGGAGTAAGTGCCCTTGGTGTTATTATAATAGTCTTTGTTGCTATGGCTTTAAAAAGCAAAACTATACTTGGAGATTTAAAATTGGTGATTGTTTCTATAATTCCCCTGTTGATATTTTATACCCTGATTTTAATTATCAGTAATAAAATTGGACAAAAATTACCCAATAATGGTAATAAAATCGCTTTTGTTTATAGTACCGTTATGAGAAACCTAACTCTAGCCCTGGGTTTAACTATAAATACTTTTGGAGGTTTAGCGGTATTTATTATTGCTCTTGCTTATGTAGTTCAGGTACCGATCGGGGCATTTTATATGAATTATTTAAAGACCGTTAAATAA